In Yarrowia lipolytica chromosome 1F, complete sequence, a genomic segment contains:
- a CDS encoding uncharacterized protein (Compare to YALI0F24937g, similar to uniprot|P53111 Saccharomyces cerevisiae YGL157w unknown function), producing MGWALIGIISLASTISTTMPTTLVTGATGFLAGHCVDQLLKAGHTVIGTIRSPQKAERLAEAFKNEVESGKFELETLKDVQDEVEFQVIFEKHPEIDYILHTASPFNMKAEDPEKDMLQPAVKGTTAVLKMAKTHAPNVKKIVITSSLAAIMDVSKYNDPTHTLTEKDWNPMTREQAAEKGNPFANYVGSKLYAEKAGLEFLNNEKPHFSITWINPSYIFGPGIALDMSALNTSNELIAAVLQSKKGQNPEGSAGWFVDVRDCAEAHVIALKPELDRRRLLLGTSAFCTQDIEDIANKIPQLEGNIATGNPANRDKELKTVCQLDCSETDKLLGIKWIPLQKSVTDFAEQWIKSQ from the coding sequence ATGGGGTGGGCCTTGATAGGCATTATATCACTGGCATCTACCATATCTACAACTATGCCTACCACCCTTGTTACTGGAGCTACCGGCTTTCTGGCAGGTCATTGTGTTGACCAACTGCTCAAGGCTGGTCATACCGTCATCGGAACTATTCGAAGCCCCCAGAAGGCCGAGCGACTGGCGGAGGCCTTTAAGAACGAGGTCGAGTCCGGCAAGTTCGAGCTTGAGACACTCAAGGACGTCCAGGATGAGGTCGAGTTCCAGGTCATCTTCGAGAAGCACCCTGAGATTGACTACATTCTGCACACGGCCTCGCCTTTTAACATGAAGGCTGAGGACCCCGAGAAAGATATGCTTCAGCCTGCCGTCAAAGGAACCACTGCTGTTCTGAAAATGGCCAAGACTCATGCTCCCAATGTGAAGAAGATTGTCATCACCTCTTCTTTGGCCGCCATCATGGACGTGTCCAAGTACAATGACCCTACTCACACTCTGACTGAGAAGGACTGGAACCCAATGACCCGAGAGCAGGCGGCTGAGAAAGGCAACCCCTTTGCCAACTACGTGGGATCCAAGCTGTATGCCGAGAAGGCAGGTCTGGAATTCCTGAACAACGAGAAACCTCacttctccatcacctgGATCAACCCCTCCTATATCTTCGGTCCCGGTATTGCCCTGGACATGTCTGCTCTCAACACCTCAAACGAGCTGATTGCTGCTGTTCTTcagtccaagaagggccAGAACCCCGAGGGCTCTGCGGGCTGGTTCGTCGACGTCCGAGACTGCGCTGAGGCTCACGTTATTGCTCTCAAGCCCGAGCTTGACCGAAGGAGACTGCTTCTGGGCACCAGTGCTTTCTGCACCCAAGACATCGAAGATATTGCCAACAAGATCCCCCAGCTGGAGGGTAATATCGCCACCGGAAACCCTGCCAACCGAGATAAGGAGCTCAAAACTGTTTGTCAGCTCGACTGCTCCGAGACGGATAAATTGCTAGGAATTAAGTGGATCCCTCTTCAGAAGAGTGTCACTGACTTTGCTGAGCAGTGGATTAAGTCTCAGTAG
- a CDS encoding 40S ribosomal protein eS8 (Compare to YALI0F24959g, similar to uniprot|P05754 Saccharomyces cerevisiae YER102w RPS8B and similar to uniprot|P05754 Saccharomyces cerevisiae YBL072c RPS8A Ribosomal Protein of the Small subunit, similar to Saccharomyces cerevisiae RPS8A (YBL072C) and RPS8B (YER102W); ancestral locus Anc_7.395), with amino-acid sequence MGISRDSRHKRSHTGAKRVSIHKKRKFECGRQGAVTRIGPKRIHTVRTRGGNKKFRAIRIETGNFSWGSEGTTRKTRVLGVSFHPSNNELIRTNTLTKSAIVQIDATPFRQWYESYYGKSLGKKKAGQEEPVIAEADQAAVAARQADAKLDPAVEAQFGAGRLYACVSSRPGQSGRVDGYVLEGEELAFYLKKIVSKK; translated from the coding sequence ATGGGTATTTCTCGAGACTCCCGACACAAGCGATCCCACACCGGCGCCAAGCGTGTCTCCATCcacaagaagcgaaagtTCGAGTGCGGTCGACAGGGTGCCGTCACCCGAATCGGCCCCAAGCGAATCCACACCGTCCGAACCCGTGGTGGTAACAAGAAGTTCCGAGCCATCCGAATCGAGACCGGCAACTTCTCCTGGGGCTCTGAGGGAACCACCCGAAAGACCCGAGTCCTCGGTGTCTCTTTCCACCCCTCCAACAACGAGCTTATCCGAACCAACACTCTGACCAAGTCTGCCATTGTCCAGATTGATGCCACTCCTTTCCGACAGTGGTACGAGTCCTACTACGGCAAGTCTctcggcaagaagaaggctggCCAGGAGGAGCCCGTCATTGCTGAGGCTGACCAGGCTGCCGTTGCTGCCCGACAGGCTGATGCCAAGCTCGACCCTGCCGTCGAGGCTCAGTTCGGTGCTGGCCGACTCTACGCCTGCGTTTCTTCTCGACCCGGTCAGTCCGGCCGAGTTGACGGTTACGTTCTCGAGGGAGAGGAGCTTGCTTTCTacctcaagaagattgtcTCCAAGAAGTAG
- a CDS encoding uncharacterized protein (Compare to YALI0F24981g, similar to Saccharomyces cerevisiae KTI11 (YBL071W-A); ancestral locus Anc_7.394, highly similar to uniprot|Q3E840 Saccharomyces cerevisiae YBL071W-A KTI11 unknown function), translating to MSFYDEIEIEDMIFDADQGILTYPCPCGDKFQIALDDLKDGEEVAVCPSCSLMIKVIFDPEDLEQFEES from the coding sequence ATGTCTTTCTACGACGAAATCGAAATCGAAGACATGATCTTCGACGCGGATCAGGGTATCTTAACGTATCCTTGTCCGTGTGGCGACAAGTTCCAGATTGCCCTGGACGACCTCAAGGATGGCGAAGAGGTAGCCGTCTGTCCCTCGTGCAGTCTCATGATCAAGGTCATTTTCGACCCCGAGGACCTTGAGCAGTTTGAAGAATCGTGA
- a CDS encoding uncharacterized protein (Compare to YALI0F25003g, weakly similar to uniprot|P35183 Saccharomyces cerevisiae YBL069w AST1 PMA1 protein targeting protein or uniprot|P39945 Saccharomyces cerevisiae YER101c AST2 involved in targeting of plasma membrane [H+]ATPase, similar to Saccharomyces cerevisiae AST1 (YBL069W) and AST2 (YER101C); ancestral locus Anc_7.393) gives METLANWLLPDTPKPLDIKQLTFGRPGGNKGFTFSTIPLPLKTNEVLIEVKAASLNPWDLKVWKQPQTWLKEEHGLGQDFSGIISDLGQGAASKGWKVGDRVCGLKLHYGSQGTIASHIVIDLNKTKYSMTHIPDNMTFEEAAAFPLVFGAAWEGLSHCPMQAIRDQTLNVCILGGGTAVGQMAIQLAKNHLRAKHVVCTTAGGESEEIARDLGADHVIDYKAAGNVGDAIEYIVGNQELDDTNDQHRVRFANSYSTNGEKFDVILDCAGGAGAGDVLAKAKSLLKPYNEGSAFVTLVGDYNTPKVNASVVHGSNGPSPLISKSISTYDSASYWYGGWTHKLAFQTGSSGFRYITANVKGSGDWINQAHAGFASNSIKVRIDTVYPWTKYDDAFEQLLSRKVKGKIVLRIQDF, from the coding sequence ATGGAAACCCTAGCAAATTGGCTTCTACCCGACACCCCCAAGCCTCTGGACATCAAGCAACTGACTTTTGGCCGACCTGGGGGAAACAAGGGcttcaccttctccaccatccCTCTGCCCCTCAAGACCAATGAGGTACTTATTGAGGTGAAGGCGGCCTCACTCAATCCATGGGACCTCAAGGTGTGGAAGCAGCCCCAGACTTGGCTCAAGGAAGAGCATGGCTTGGGCCAGGATTTCTCCGGTATCATCAGCGATCTGGGCCAGGGAGCTGCGTCAAAGGGCTGGAAGGTTGGCGATCGCGTCTGTGGTCTCAAACTTCACTACGGTAGTCAGGGAACCATTGCGTCCCACATTGTTATTGACCTCAACAAGACTAAGTACTCTATGACCCACATTCCCGACAACATGACTTTCGAGGAGGCCGCAGCGTTCCCACTCGTGTTTGGAGCCGCCTGGGAGGGCCTGTCACATTGCCCAATGCAGGCGATTAGAGATCAGACCCTCAACGTCTGTATTctgggaggaggaacagcCGTGGGCCAGATGGCCATccagctggccaagaaccACCTGCGAGCCAAGCACGTGGTGTGCACCACAGCCGGCGGCGAGTCGGAGGAGATTGCACGTGATCTCGGTGCTGACCATGTTATCGATTACAAGGCTGCCGGAAACGTCGGAGACGCCATTGAGTACATTGTCGGCAACCAGGAGCTAGACGATACCAACGACCAGCACAGGGTGCGGTTTGCAAACTCGTACTCCACTAATGGCGAGAAATTTGACGTGATTCTCGACTGCGCCggaggtgctggagctggagacgtGCTGGCGAAGGCCAAGTCGCTTCTCAAGCCCTACAATGAGGGATCCGCCTTTGTCACCCTGGTGGGAGACTACAATACCCCCAAGGTCAATGCCTCGGTTGTCCACGGCTCCAATGGTCCCTCTCCTCTCATTTCCAAGTCCATCTCCACATATGACTCCGCTTCATATTGGTACGGAGGCTGGACTCATAAGCTGGCTTTCCAGACCGGCTCTTCAGGTTTCAGATACATCACCGCCAATGTCAAGGGCTCTGGTGACTGGATCAACCAAGCTCACGCTGGCTTCGCATCCAACTCTATCAAGGTGCGAATTGACACGGTATATCCCTGGACCAAGTACGACGACGCctttgagcagctcctgAGCCGAAAGGTCAAGGGCAAAATTGTTCTGCGAATCCAGGACTTTTAA
- a CDS encoding uncharacterized protein (Compare to YALI0F25025g, similar to uniprot|O59760 Schizosaccharomyces pombe haloacid dehalogenase-like hydrolase, similar to Saccharomyces cerevisiae YKL033W-A; ancestral locus Anc_2.544), with product MVIRVKQGYGSESLYNRCVLVGTVAGIYCIRACLFDMDGLLINSEQIYTDVANEILAEHGKGPLPWEIKKDLQGRPGPEAARVFLEWSGLPYNPDEYYAMTSARQSEKWQTCKFMPGALELLKYLKEKDIPFALATSSHRGNFEKKTAHLGHGFELFGDHIVVGDDERIPKGRGKPNPDIWQVALKSLNDQRHSGDQIKPNEVLVFEDGIPGVVSGRAAEAHVIWVPDQRLLNVLKKGEAQEIIGNQGEILTSLADLDKTKYGL from the exons ATGGTGATTCGGGTGAAGCAGGGATATGGTAGCGAGTCCTTGTACAATCGttgtgtacttgtaggtactgtagctggTATTTATTG CATCCGCGCTTGCCTCTTCGACATGGATGGTCTACTCATCAACTCTGAGCAGATCTACACCGATGTTGCCAACGAGATTTTAGCCGAACACGGTAAAGGTCCTCTTCCCTGggagatcaagaaggacctGCAGGGCCGACCTGGTCCTGAGGCCGCGCGAGTCTTCCTTGAATGGTCTGGATTGCCCTACAACCCCGACGAGTATTACGCCATGACCTCTGCTCGTCAGTCGGAAAAGTGGCAGACCTGCAAGTTCATGCCCggagctctggagctgctgaagtacctcaaggagaaggacattCCTTTTGCTCTGGCCACCTCATCCCACCGAGGAAactttgagaagaagaccgcCCACCTGGGTCACGGATTCGAGCTCTTTGGCGACCACATTGtcgttggagatgacgagCGAATCCCCAAGGGTCGTGGCAAGCCCAACCCCGACATCTGGCAAGTGGCTCTCAAGTCTCTGAACGACCAGAGACACTCCGGTGACCAGATCAAGCCCAATGAGGTGCTGGTGTTCGAGGACGGCATTCCCGGCGTTGTTTCCggacgagctgctgagGCCCATGTTATTTGGGTGCCCGATCAGCGCCTTCTCAacgtgctcaagaagggcgaggCCCAGGAGATCATTGGCAACCAAGGCGAGATTCTCACCTCTCTCGCCGAtctcgacaagaccaagtaTGGCCTTTAA
- a CDS encoding uncharacterized protein (Compare to YALI0F25047g, highly similar to uniprot|P38689 Saccharomyces cerevisiae YHL011c PRS3 ribose-phosphate pyrophosphokinase, similar to Saccharomyces cerevisiae PRS3 (YHL011C); ancestral locus Anc_2.543), with protein sequence MTSNSIKILSGDINQGLAEKVAARLGLPLAKINIFRDSNRETSITIGESVRDEDVYIICQVGCGEVNDRILEMLIMINACKTASARRITAVLPNFAYARQDRKDKSRAPITAKLMANMLQTAGCNHVITMDLHASQIQGFFDVPVDNLYAEPSVVNYLKSEIMHNVNGQPGDHTNTIIVSPDAGGAKRAAALADRLDLNFALIHKERARANEVSRMVLVGDVKDKVCVLVDDMADTCGTLAKAADTLFEHGAIKVIAIVTHGILSGRAIEIINNSKLDRVVCTNTLDLQTKMDQCPKLGIIDISGVLAESIRRLHNGESVSYLFRNVPL encoded by the exons ATGACttccaactccatcaagaTTCTGTCCGGTGATATCAACCAGGGCTTGGCTGAGAAAGTTGCTGCTAG ACTCGGCCTCCCCCTGGCCAAAATCAACATTTTCCGAGACTCCAACCGAGAAACTTCCATCACCATTGGAGAGTCGGTTCGAGACGAGGATGTGTACATCATCTGCCAGGTGGGCTGCGGCGAGGTCAATGACCGTATCTTGGAGATGCTAATCATGATCAACGCCTGCAAGACCGCCTCGGCCCGGCGAATCACCGCTGTTCTCCCCAACTTTGCCTACGCGCGTCAGGACCGAAAGGACAAGTCTCGAGCCCCCATCACCGCCAAGCTCATGGCCAACATGCTTCAGACTGCTGGATGCAACCATGTCATCACCATGGACCTGCATGCTTCTCAGATCCAGGGCTTCTTCGACGTACCTGTGGATAACCTCTACGCCGAGCCCTCGGTGGTCAACTACCTCAAGTCCGAGATCATGCATAACGTCAATGGCCAGCCCGGAgaccacacaaacaccatcaTTGTGTCGCCGGATGCCGGTGGAGCCAAGCGAGCCGCTGCTCTTGCCGACCGTCTGGATCTCAACTTTGCTCTGATCCACAAGGAGCGAGCTCGAGCTAACGAGGTCAGCCGTATGGTGCTGGTTGGAGACGTCAAGGATAAGGTGTGTGTGCTTGTCGACGATATGGCCGATACTTGTGGTActctggccaaggctgccgaTACTCTATTTGAGCACGGCGCTATCAAGGTGATTGCCATTGTCACCCACGGCATTCTGTCTGGCCGAGCCATTGAGATCAtcaacaactccaagctCGACCGAGTCGTGTGCACCAACACTCTGGATCTGCAAACCAAAATGGACCAGTGTCCCAAGCTCGGCATCATTGACATTTCCGGCGTGCTGGCAGAGAGTATCCGACGTCTTCACAACGGAGAGTCCGTCAGCTATTTGTTTAGAAACGTTCCTTTGTAG
- a CDS encoding uncharacterized protein (Compare to YALI0F25069g, similar to uniprot|Q12093 Saccharomyces cerevisiae YDL033c tRNA (5-methylaminomethyl-2-thiouridylate)- methyltransferase, similar to Saccharomyces cerevisiae SLM3 (YDL033C); ancestral locus Anc_3.158), with the protein MNLLRKLVRPLTGVPCRLRHYSSSHLGFTTPLPGPNDHVYVAMSAGVDSSVTAALMAERYKGRVTGVFMRNWSPDSKCAEADWNDVQQVCAHIDIPAVNLSLEKEYWLEVFEPMLERYRQGLTPNPDVSCNRYIKFGSLKHRLKDRHENSGMEGDWWLATGHYARVMTDESGTPGLFRPKHLAKDQSYYLSSVNSDSLRNVMFPLSDYLKPEIREMAHAYKLHVASKPDSQGLCFVSQDQRKFRDFLSDYISTTPGNVITEEGEVVGQHNGLWNATVGQKSGICLPQGNPKYRGSWFVKEKNIDTNELVIVKGGNHPSLFSSNIKAKYFSWLGTKPADLSGMNLTIQFRSLMEPVAITNLAIEGEDIAIRTAVPVRAVSPGQNLVLYHEDRVLGCGVIV; encoded by the coding sequence ATGAACTTGCTCAGGAAGCTTGTCAGACCGCTGACGGGTGTGCCATGCCGACTGAGACACTATTCCAGCAGTCACTTGGGCTTCACAACGCCTCTGCCGGGCCCCAACGACCATGTTTATGTGGCTATGAGTGCTGGGGTGGACTCCTCCGTGACTGCTGCTTTGATGGCTGAGAGGTACAAGGGGAGAGTTACTGGAGTGTTTATGCGAAACTGGAGCCCCGACTCCAAATGTGCTGAAGCTGACTGGAACGATGTGCAGCAAGTCTGTGCTCATATCGACATCCCAGCCGTGAATCTcagtctggagaaggagtacTGGCTCGAGGTGTTTGAACCCATGCTCGAGAGATACAGACAGGGCCTGACGCCCAATCCGGACGTTAGTTGCAACAGATACATCAAGTTTGGTTCTCTCAAACACAGACTCAAGGATCGGCATGAAAACAGTGGCATGGAGGGAGACTGGTGGCTTGCCACAGGTCATTATGCTCGAGTCATGACAGACGAGTCTGGTACCCCTGGATTGTTCAGACCCAAGCATCTGGCGAAAGATCAGAGTTATTATCTTTCTTCAGTGAACTCCGACTCGCTCAGAAACGTCATGTTCCCCCTATCTGACTATCTCAAGCCGGAGATCAGAGAGATGGCCCACGCCTACAAACTTCACGTGGCGTCCAAACCTGACTCTCAGGGACTGTGTTTTGTGTCTCAGGACCAGCGCAAGTTTCGCGACTTTCTAAGCGATTACATTTCCACTACTCCTGGTAATGTGATTACTGAGGAGGGAGAAGTGGTCGGTCAGCATAACGGACTATGGAATGCTACTGTGGGCCAGAAGTCTGGAATCTGCCTTCCCCAGGGCAACCCCAAGTACCGTGGTTCGTGGTTCGTCAAGGAAAAGAACATTGACACCAATGAACTGGTTATTGTCAAGGGAGGAAACCATCCCAGCCTCTTTAGCTCGAACATCAAGGCTAAGTACTTTTCCTGGCTGGGTACCAAGCCAGCCGATTTGAGCGGAATGAATCTCACCATTCAATTCCGATCTCTCATGGAGCCCGTGGCCATTACAAATTTGGCTATTGAAGGAGAGGACATTGCAATTAGGACAGCCGTGCCAGTTCGGGCGGTTAGTCCTGGTCAAAACCTCGTGTTGTACCACGAGGATCGGGTTTTGGGCTGCGGAGTGATTGTCTAA
- a CDS encoding uncharacterized protein (Compare to YALI0F25091g, similar to uniprot|Q06010 Saccharomyces cerevisiae YLR389c STE23 protease involved in a-factor processing), with the protein MLTWLQWILAFSFALLTPTYITQTPDNATTPSLSPSYPPCNMTVPFQVIESSVDKPVTDDRQYRVITLANGLEALLIHDPDADRASAAMDVNVGSFSDPVGLPGLAHFCEHLLFMGTEKYPEENDYSTYLSEHSGSSNAYTASEETNYFFDVGHEYLEGAFDRFAQFFVAPLFAASAKDREIQAVDSENKKNLQNDMWRLFQLERSLSNPDHPYNRFSTGNYETLHTEPLEKGMDVREELLKFYKASYSSNIMKLVILGRESLDTLQSWVVEKLSSVVNTNATLPDYGVPLLTEGELGTLVKAKPIMDTKSIEVTFPVPDTREHWESHPGHYYSHLVGHEGPGSILFFLKNKGWVSSCSSGAVQVCRGAGVFTISCELTDAGMNHYKDVVVHIFEYLRMLRDEPVQEWIYDEMRDVALANFRFRQKENPSSTTSRLATVLQKNHLPRQYLLSSSLFRKYSPEVIQAFGRHFTTDNFKIFLVGQELEGLNQTEKWYGTQYSNDKIDADWMRRVKSAGRNPDLHLPAPNEFIPTDFSVPDKRAKEPQTHPTLLRNTDYVRLWHKRDDTFLVPKATVRIRLKNPIGHADPFNSVKTTLLIEVVTDLLLEFAYAAEIAGLKYGVLASRDGVEIDLNGYNHKLETLLERILLKIKNFDVDQSRFNIVKETVSKTYKNFGYNVPYAQVAHHSQYLLNDHTWTVQEKREKIEQLTREDIISFVPEFLRHLQVETLVVGNLAKEDAVSISQTISNVLKPAPLSPSQLVNPRSFLLPDSSAFHYDVDLEDKANVNSVIDYMVQVGKFSNIRTRALLEVLAQIGQEPSFNQLRTKEQLGYVVFSGIKSTRTTLLYRVLIQSEKTCSYLESRIENYLIEILGPMIRNMSEAEFDKHVAAVVAKKLEKRKNISEEASRYWSQIISGYYDFKQNFKDAEEIKTLKKADLVEFYDRYVDPASKLRSKLVINLKSQVTKDEGQIPNSVPIIDHAAFKNSLSMTEAPVPVEDLKNYMDPKEKL; encoded by the coding sequence ATGCTCACGTGGCTTCAGTGGATCTTAGCATTCTCCTTCGCCCTACTCACCCCGACCTACATCACCCAAACGCCAGATAACGCAACCACCCCCTCCTTGTCCCCATCATACCCACCGTGCAACATGACCGTTCCGTTCCAGGTCATCGAGTCGTCGGTCGACAAACCCGTGACTGACGACCGACAGTACCGAGTCATCACGCTGGCCAACGGTCTGGAGGCCCTTCTCATTCACGATCCCGATGCCGATCGGGCCTCTGCAGCCATGGATGTCAATGTTGGGTCCTTCAGCGATCCCGTTGGCCTGCCGGGTCTCGCCCACTTTTGCGAGCACCTGCTGTTCATGGGTACAGAAAAGTACCCGGAGGAAAACGACTATTCCACCTACCTGTCCGAGCACTCGGGCTCCTCCAACGCCTACACCGCCTCTGAGGAAACCAACTATTTCTTCGATGTCGGACACGAGTACCTTGAGGGAGCATTCGACCGATTCGCCCAGTTCTTTGTGGCCCCTCTGTTCGCAGCCTCCGCCAAGGATCGAGAGATCCAGGCTGTCGACTCggaaaacaaaaagaatCTGCAGAATGACATGTGGCGTCTCTTCCAGCTCGAGCGGTCTCTGTCCAACCCGGACCACCCTTATAATCGATTTTCCACGGGAAACTACGAGACCCTACACACAGAGCCCCTGGAGAAAGGCATGGACGTGCGAGAAGAGCTGCTCAAGTTCTACAAGGCGTCGTactcctccaacatcaTGAAATTGGTCATCTTGGGTCGAGAGTCCCTTGACACTCTCCAGAGCTGGGTCGTCGAGAAGCTCTCGTCCGTTGTCAACACCAACGCCACTCTGCCGGACTACGGTGTCCCTCTGCTCACCGAGGGCGAGCTCGGCACCCTGGTTAAGGCCAAGCCCATCATGGACACAAAGTCCATCGAGGTCACCTTCCCCGTGCCCGATACTCGAGAACACTGGGAGTCCCACCCTGGCCACTACTACTCCCATCTTGTAGGGCATGAGGGCCCTGGATCcattctcttcttcctcaaaAACAAGGGGTGGGTCTCGTCGTGCTCCAGTGGGGCCGTGCAGGTGTGTCGAGGGGCTGGCGTCTTCACAATCTCGTGCGAGCTTACCGACGCCGGTATGAACCACTACAAGGATGTGGTCGTGCACATTTTCGAGTACCTGCGAATGTTGCGAGACGAGCCCGTGCAGGAGTGGATCTACGACGAGATGCGGGACGTGGCTCTTGCCAACTTCCGGTTTAGACAAAAGGAGAACCCTtcgtccaccacctcgcGACTTGCTACTGTgctccagaagaaccacCTGCCTCGACAGTACCTgctgtcgtcgtcgctgttCCGAAAGTACTCGCCTGAGGTGATCCAGGCATTTGGCCGACACTTCACCACCGACAACTTCAAGATCTTTCTGGTGGGCCAAGAGCTGGAGGGTCTCAACCAGACCGAAAAGTGGTATGGCACCCAGTACTCcaacgacaagattgaTGCCGACTGGATGCGACGAGTCAAGAGCGCTGGTCGAAACCCCGACCTGCATCTTCCCGCGCCCAACGAGTTCATCCCCACAGACTTTTCTGTGCCCGACAAGCGAGCCAAGGAACCCCAGACTCACCCCACGCTGCTGCGAAACACAGACTACGTGCGGCTGTGGCACAAGCGGGATGACACCTTTCTGGTTCCCAAGGCAACCGTGCGTATCAGACTCAAGAACCCCATTGGTCACGCCGACCCCTTCAATAGCGTTAAAACTACGCTACTAATCGAGGTTGTCACAGACCTGCTGCTCGAGTTTGCATACGCCGCCGAGATTGCCGGACTCAAGTATGGCGTGCTTGCCTCTCGAGACGGCGTGGAGATCGACCTCAACGGATACAACCACAAGCTTGAGACGCTGCTAGAGCGGATTCTGCTCAAGATCAAAAATTTCGACGTCGACCAGTCGCGGTTCAACATCGTCAAGGAGACTGTGTCCAAGACATACAAGAACTTTGGCTATAACGTCCCCTATGCCCAAGTGGCCCATCACTCGCAGTACCTGCTGAACGACCATACCTGGACCGTTCAGGAGAAGCGggagaagattgagcagctgACTCGGGAGGATATCATCTCCTTCGTGCCCGAGTTCCTGCGTCACCTACAGGTGGAGACACTGGTGGTAGGCAATcttgccaaggaggatgcGGTCAGCATCTCGCAGACCATCAGCAACGTCCTCAAGCCCGCTCCTCTGTCTCCCTCTCAGCTGGTTAACCCCCGGTCTTTCTTGCTGCCCGACAGCTCGGCTTTCCACTATGACGTCGATCTGGAGGACAAAGCCAACGTCAACTCTGTGATCGACTACATGGTGCAGGTGGGCAAGTTTAGCAACATTCGAACCCGGGCATTGCTGGAGGTTCTTGCCCAGATTGGGCAGGAGCCTTCATTCAATCAGCTGCGAaccaaggagcagctgggTTATGTAGTATTCAGCGGCATCAAGTCGACCCGAACCACTCTTCTCTACCGAGTGCTGATCCAGTCGGAAAAGACGTGTTCTTACCTGGAGTCTCGAATCGAAAATTATCTGATTGAAATTCTCGGCCCCATGATCCGAAACATGAGCGAGGCTGAGTTCGACAAACATGTGGCTGCAGTggttgccaagaagctggagaagcgCAAGAACATCAGTGAAGAGGCGTCACGTTACTGGTCGCAGATCATTAGTGGCTACTATGACTTCAAGCAGAACTTTAAGGACgccgaggagatcaagacGCTGAAAAAGGCGGACCTGGTGGAGTTCTACGACCGGTACGTGGACCCTGCATCCAAATTGCGGTCCAAGCTGGTGATCAACCTCAAGAGCCAGGtgaccaaggacgaggGCCAGATCCCCAACAGCGTGCCAATCATCGACCATGCTGCGTTCAAGAACAGCCTGAGCATGACCGAGGCGCCCGTGCCTGTGGAGGATCTCAAAAACTACATGGATCCCAAGGAAAAGTTGTAA